One window from the genome of Salvia miltiorrhiza cultivar Shanhuang (shh) chromosome 7, IMPLAD_Smil_shh, whole genome shotgun sequence encodes:
- the LOC130994699 gene encoding uncharacterized protein LOC130994699 isoform X2, with protein sequence MAVAASTPSISSRTVIDCRHCRCPLFFSVLDRLEAKEPPPPFATFIPPPTLPADLPLPPPENQKSLYHLPSPTCTTNRIFFASFQLQLQVPSPHIVDPAEKYISLIIPAYNEEHRIPGALDETLK encoded by the exons ATGGCCGTCGCCGCTTCGACACCCTCTATCTCCAGTAGAACAGTAATAGATTGCCGCCACTGTCGCTGCCCTCTATTCTTCTCCGTTCTCGACCGACTAGAAGCGAAAGAGCCACCGCCGCCATTTGCCACCTTCATTCCCCCTCCCACCCTCCCCGCAGATCTGCCCCTCCCACCACCAGAAAACCAGAAATCGCTCTATCATCTCCCTTCCCCCACATG CACCACAAATCGAATATTTTTTGCTTCCTTTCAGCTACAATTGCAA GTTCCTTCTCCCCATATTGTCGATCCTGCTGAAAAGTACATATCTTTGATAATTCCAGCATACAACGAAGAGCACAGAATTCCAGGGGCTCTCGATGAAACCTTGAAGTAA
- the LOC130994699 gene encoding uncharacterized protein LOC130994699 isoform X1, with the protein MAVAASTPSISSRTVIDCRHCRCPLFFSVLDRLEAKEPPPPFATFIPPPTLPADLPLPPPENQKSLYHLPSPTCTTNRIFFASFQLQLQVSDLLESRLNCLTLWCYCQFEKSVYRSYMTIAPEFMLVHSINYEIDDLCFIG; encoded by the exons ATGGCCGTCGCCGCTTCGACACCCTCTATCTCCAGTAGAACAGTAATAGATTGCCGCCACTGTCGCTGCCCTCTATTCTTCTCCGTTCTCGACCGACTAGAAGCGAAAGAGCCACCGCCGCCATTTGCCACCTTCATTCCCCCTCCCACCCTCCCCGCAGATCTGCCCCTCCCACCACCAGAAAACCAGAAATCGCTCTATCATCTCCCTTCCCCCACATG CACCACAAATCGAATATTTTTTGCTTCCTTTCAGCTACAATTGCAAGTGAGTGATCTTCTTGAATCTCGACTCAATTGTCTGACTCTCTGGTGCTACTGTCAATTTGAGAAGTCTGTTTATCGATCTTATATGACTATTGCCCCAGAATTTATGCTGGTTCACTCTATTAATTACGAAATTGATGATTTATGCTTTATTGGCTAG